The following coding sequences lie in one Apium graveolens cultivar Ventura chromosome 3, ASM990537v1, whole genome shotgun sequence genomic window:
- the LOC141715088 gene encoding uncharacterized protein LOC141715088 → MVTGNHRETNTQITETIPIVVDEPSIDLNLHHLYLQNIDHPGLVLISKKLSGTNNYGLWKRSMTMALSAKNKLGLVTGTCLKPDDDFPLRSQWDRVNDMVIIWILNIVSEEISNGMDFVTTAQEIWEELHGQFSSINGHRVYQVLKDIHALE, encoded by the coding sequence ATGGTGACTGGTAATCATAGAGAGACAAACACACAAATAACGGAAACTATACCTATTGTTGTTGATGAACCTTCGATTGATTTGAATTTGCATCATCTATACTTACAAAACATAGATCATCCTGGTCTTGTTCTCATTTCTAAGAAATTATCTGGTACGAACAATTATGGACTGTGGAAACGATCTATGACTATGGCGTTATCAGCAAAGAATAAATTAGGACTAGTTACTGGTACATGTCTTAAACCTGATGATGATTTTCCACTAAGATCTCAGTGGGATAGGGTAAATGATATGGTGATCATCTGGATCCTAAACATTGTATCTGAAGAAATTAGTAATGGAATGGACTTTGTAACAACTGCTCAAGAGATATGGGAGGAGCTTCATGGTCAATTCTCTAGTATTAATGGTCATAGAGTATACCAAGTGTTGAAGGATATTCATGCCCTAGAGTAG